The Quercus lobata isolate SW786 chromosome 9, ValleyOak3.0 Primary Assembly, whole genome shotgun sequence region gtattgaAAGCAACAAAGATTAAGTTTCATTCTTTTATACgtatataaatattttcatatgaaaaaaatataggtCATATTGGGTTCAACCAAACATTAAAAGTCCAAGTTacataaaaagttattttttgattttattcttcaaaataatttaggaaaacaaaaaacaaaaacgatTATCAAAGATAACCTAAACCTTTGACATATcaattcaaaatacaaaaaatatggcaatttaaaaaaaaagaaaaaaaaaaaaaagactaagaCTAAactcaatttatatatatttgtgtttcttaaaagaaaaacataatagATGATATAGCAGTTGGGGTCGGCGAATAGAGACAGAGGGAAAAACCCGAAAAGCCCTAGAAGATTTCTTGATGGATCCTCCACCGGAACAAGTCAACTACATCTGCGGAGGTATCATAGACTATTTGGTTTTCCTGGCAACCAAACATAGACTTATGATTTAAGCATTGATAGTGATTAATGGGTTTTACAGATTGTGGGATGGAGAACACTCTGAAGCCAGGTGATGTGATACAGTGCCGAGAGTGCGGTTGCCGCATCTTGTACAAGAAGCGCACTCGCCGCAGTAAGCTACTTTACtctctttaaatttatttatttatttatttatttcataaactGTAAGGTTGTGCTGATTTAGATTTATATACTTGTTGGGTATGGTAATAGAGGGTAAGAGAGAGTATGACTCCATAAATTTTGTG contains the following coding sequences:
- the LOC115959573 gene encoding DNA-directed RNA polymerases II, IV and V subunit 12-like, whose translation is MDPPPEQVNYICGDCGMENTLKPGDVIQCRECGCRILYKKRTRRIVQYEAR